GGGATATTGATCGTTGCCGGATGGTTTATTTACCGGCAGTTCAATAAAAAGAATAACGATCTTAAGCAATTTGAATATTTTGCATCGCACATCAGCACAACACATGTGGTTGTAACCATGAGTCTGGTTGTTTTGCTGATGTTTTTAAACTGGTTTCTGGAAGCCCTTAAATGGCGTTATGTAACCAAAACCCTTATTGATATCAGTTTATGGGAGGCCGTTGAGGCCGTTTTTTGCGGGCTTACCTGGGCTGTTACCACACCCAACCGCTTAGGCGAATACGGCGGCCGCGTAATGTTCTTACCGCCACGCAAACGGGTTCCGGGTATATTTGCCATGGGGGTAGGCTCGTTTAGCCAGGGTACGGTAACCAATGTTTTAGGGGTGATTGCCATGGTGTGGTTTGTATTTAACTACATTCACAGCAATACAACGCTGGCCTGGAGCGTAACGGGCGTTTGTACACTTATTGTTGCTATACAGCTGGTGTTTTATTTCCATATTAACTGGGTAGTTAGCTTTTTCGACAGGATACCTTTCATCAAAAAATATCACCGCTTTTTTGAGGTGATGGGTCGCTATCATACCCACGAGCTTATTAAAATTATGGGCTTCAGTATAGCCCGGTATGCTACATTCTCGTTTCAATACTTTTTGGTGTTCAGGATGTTGATACCCACCATGCCGGTTTTTGAAATGCTGATGATATTGATGTTGTTTTTCCTGGTGTCGTCGGCCATACCATCGCTTGATCTTTTTGATATCGGCGTGCGTGGTTTTACGGCATCACACCTGTTTGTTTACATTACCGATCAAAATATTGCTGTTATTGCAGGGGTATCATCAATATGGCTTATTAATTTATTTATTCCTGCTATTTTAGGGTCGTTATTCGTATTAAAACTCAAATTCTTTGATCGCGCTGATTAGTATCATTTCTGTATTTTCCATTAGCTTATATGTGGTTTTACTGATCTATTTACGGATAGGCTGGGCAAAGGCTACGGTAAGGCATGTTCCAGGCCCTTCGTTTAAAACCCGCGTTACCGTGTTAATAGCCGCCCGCAACGAAGAAGCAAACATCGGCAAAACCATCCAGGATCTGCTGGAACAGGATTACCCCAAACACCTGGTTGAGATTATTATAGTCGACGATCACTCGACAGATAGTACCGCCGATATCATCAGGAGTTACGAACCACAAGGCGTAAAATTATTACAGCTTAAACTGGGCGAGGTATTAAACTCCTATAAAAAGAAAGCCATTGCCGAGGCTATTAAACTATCAACAGGCGATTTTTTAATGGCTACCGATGCCGATTGCCGCATGGGTAAATCGTGGATCAGTACGGTGGTTGGTTTTTATGAGCAAAATAATTTGGTGATGATCTCATCGCCGGTTACCTATTTCCAGGAGCAATCGGTATTTGAGCGGATGCAGACGCTTGATTTTTCATCGCTGATAGGCATGGGCGGATCTTTTATTACCCTCGGTTTTGCGGCAACCTGTAACGGGGCCAATTTTGCCTATCGTAAAGATGTGTTTTACGAGGTTGGAGGCTTTTCGGGTATTGATGAACTGGCCTCGGGTGATGATGAGCTGCTGCTGCATAAAGTTGCCCAAAAATATCCTGGCAGGATAGGATTTTTAAAGCACCGTGAAGCTATTGTTTACACCCACGCCAAGCCAAACCTTAAAGAGTTTATGAACCAAAGGCGCAGGTGGGCGTCAAAATCAACCAAATACAAGGATAAGCGCATGGTTGCTTTTGCCCTTAGCGTATGGCTCTGCAATTTTATGCTGTTTTTTACAGCTGTGCTGGGCATTTTTAATCTATACTTCCTGAAGCTTTTTTTTATTACCATCGGCGCCAAATACATTATTGATATGGTATACATGACCCCTATCATGAACTTTTTAAAACGCCGCCAGCTGCTTTGGTACGTAAGCTTTACCTTGCCCGCCAATATCATTTACTTTATCATCATCGGCTTTTTAGGCAAAAACAAAAAATACGCCTGGAAGGGGCGGATGGTTAAGTGAGCTGAAAGCCGAAGGCGGAAAGCTTAAAGCCAAAGACCAAAACTCAAAAACCAGGGCTGAATTAAATAGCTTTAGGCTTTCAGCCTTTAGCTTTAAGCTTTCGGTTTTCTCCTCAAAATAATGTAAAGAAACGCCGCTTAATTGTTAATTGCCGCTATTTAAACGATATTTAGCCTACACATTAACTGTTAAACTTGGCCGAACTTACACCCGCAAAGCGCACCTGGCATATTTTTAGGCGCAATAAAATTGCTATGGCCGGGCTTTTCTTTATTGTCCTTACCCTGTTAGCGGCCATATTGGGTTATGCAATTATGCCCGATGATACGCCGCAGGCCAATAACATGATCATTCAGCTTAGCATTAAAAAGCCAGGCTCAACATATACCATACTCAGGCTGCGCAAAGCCGAGCCGGTAGATACCGTAAACCTTTTTGAAAAGATGCTTTACGGGCAACCCTCATTTTATAAAGAGATACCCATAACAGGCTATCACTTTACCAGTGATGTTATTTATGCCAACGAATACATTGGCGATGAAGATAAACCCGAAAAAAAAACCTACAATATTTTTGAAGCACTAACCGGCCAAAAACCGGTTTACAAAAACGGAGCGGTAACTTATATTGATAACGGAAAAACAATAACCGGTCAGCTTAATGAAAAGCTTTACCGTCAAATAAGAGTGCAGCTTACCCAACAAAACATTTACCGTAAAACCTTTTGGCTGGGTACCGATACTTACGGGCGCGATATGCTAAGCCGCCTGCTGTTGGGTACCCGTGTTTCGCTTGCCGTGGGTTTGATGGCCGTGCTGATAAGCATGCTGCTTGGTGTAACCATAGGCGCTATTGCCGGCTATTTTGGCGGATGGATAGATGCCTGCCTGAGCTGGCTGATGAATATTTTATGGGCGCTGCCTGCCCTGCTGCTGGTTATTGCCATATCATTTGCATTAGGTAAAGGACTTTGGCAGATATTTATTGCGGTGGGCATGTCAATGTGGGTTGAGGTGGCCCGGTTGGTGCGTGGGCAGGTAATGAGCCTGAAACAAGTTGAATACATCGAGGCTGCAAGGGCTTTGGGCTTTAATAACAGGCGCATTATCAGCAAACATATTTTGCCAAATATAACGGGGCCCATCCTGGTTTTGGCTTCGTCAAACTTTGCATCGGCTATATTGCTCGAGGCAGGACTTAGTTTTCTGGGTTTTGGCGCACAGCCCCCAATGCCCACCTGGGGCGGCATGATTAAGGAGCATTATGGCTATATTGTGATGGATTCGGCTTTTTTGGCCGTGGTGCCGGGCCTGGCTATTATGCTGCTGGTGTATGCTTTTAACCTGGTTACGGTTGGCCTGCGCGATGCCTTCGACATAAAATCACAAAGTACTCGTATTTAAAAATTATTTCTTCTATTTTAGTCAGCGGACTAATATAAAAAATGGCGAATATTGGTGATAGCTCCGGCGAAGACGAACTGATCAGGCTACTGCTTAAACGGCAGTCGGAGTTGAATTCATTATTAGAAATTACACGGGCAATTAACAAAAATACGGCTACACCTATTTTGGTGCAAATGCTGGAGGTTATACTGCAAAATTACCTGCAGGTAGGTAAGCTGAGGTTTTTGATTGAAAAAGACGGAAAGTTTGCCTGTATTGCCAAATACGGCGGCGATTTGGAATCGGCCATGGTGCTGAGCCGGGCCTGCCGTAAAATGAATAAGTTTAAAACGCCTATTGCTATATCCGATCATTCCGATCCGGTACTTAAGCGTTATAATTACTTCATCCCCATTTATCATAAAAGCAAAGCCCTCGCCTACGCCCTCATCGGCGATTTCAATACCTCGGGCGATATGCTTAGCAACGATCTGAATTTTATTCAAACGCTG
The sequence above is a segment of the Mucilaginibacter celer genome. Coding sequences within it:
- a CDS encoding ABC transporter permease; protein product: MAELTPAKRTWHIFRRNKIAMAGLFFIVLTLLAAILGYAIMPDDTPQANNMIIQLSIKKPGSTYTILRLRKAEPVDTVNLFEKMLYGQPSFYKEIPITGYHFTSDVIYANEYIGDEDKPEKKTYNIFEALTGQKPVYKNGAVTYIDNGKTITGQLNEKLYRQIRVQLTQQNIYRKTFWLGTDTYGRDMLSRLLLGTRVSLAVGLMAVLISMLLGVTIGAIAGYFGGWIDACLSWLMNILWALPALLLVIAISFALGKGLWQIFIAVGMSMWVEVARLVRGQVMSLKQVEYIEAARALGFNNRRIISKHILPNITGPILVLASSNFASAILLEAGLSFLGFGAQPPMPTWGGMIKEHYGYIVMDSAFLAVVPGLAIMLLVYAFNLVTVGLRDAFDIKSQSTRI
- a CDS encoding lysylphosphatidylglycerol synthase domain-containing protein, which gives rise to MTNFNKKIVSYLLKAGILIVAGWFIYRQFNKKNNDLKQFEYFASHISTTHVVVTMSLVVLLMFLNWFLEALKWRYVTKTLIDISLWEAVEAVFCGLTWAVTTPNRLGEYGGRVMFLPPRKRVPGIFAMGVGSFSQGTVTNVLGVIAMVWFVFNYIHSNTTLAWSVTGVCTLIVAIQLVFYFHINWVVSFFDRIPFIKKYHRFFEVMGRYHTHELIKIMGFSIARYATFSFQYFLVFRMLIPTMPVFEMLMILMLFFLVSSAIPSLDLFDIGVRGFTASHLFVYITDQNIAVIAGVSSIWLINLFIPAILGSLFVLKLKFFDRAD
- a CDS encoding glycosyltransferase family 2 protein; this encodes MIALISIISVFSISLYVVLLIYLRIGWAKATVRHVPGPSFKTRVTVLIAARNEEANIGKTIQDLLEQDYPKHLVEIIIVDDHSTDSTADIIRSYEPQGVKLLQLKLGEVLNSYKKKAIAEAIKLSTGDFLMATDADCRMGKSWISTVVGFYEQNNLVMISSPVTYFQEQSVFERMQTLDFSSLIGMGGSFITLGFAATCNGANFAYRKDVFYEVGGFSGIDELASGDDELLLHKVAQKYPGRIGFLKHREAIVYTHAKPNLKEFMNQRRRWASKSTKYKDKRMVAFALSVWLCNFMLFFTAVLGIFNLYFLKLFFITIGAKYIIDMVYMTPIMNFLKRRQLLWYVSFTLPANIIYFIIIGFLGKNKKYAWKGRMVK